From a single Rutidosis leptorrhynchoides isolate AG116_Rl617_1_P2 chromosome 5, CSIRO_AGI_Rlap_v1, whole genome shotgun sequence genomic region:
- the LOC139850674 gene encoding probable galacturonosyltransferase 3 — translation MKPPIRNCLSPHFIIFVFLQVHIAVVGANGFDSLTVHRESNRHWPLFDCPQCMDKKEKNNTKFMSSGNNLVEKDIDIIVTYTDTSGAIRIKTVNSKHLSASWVWKNPIDDNQGKKEGLELLEDPEKMKVKENDEHSANENADENELSPKTISPMHPAKLKRRALRQERRDRRTAELIQVGQKSETQMQEAAIERAKTFDTSVKSRYSIWRKEYESPNSDSTVKLMRDQIIMAKAYASIAKAKNETGVYESLIKHYKRSQQVIEKATYDSDLGPSALDRAKEMGHILSLAKDQFYDCIIMARKLRVMLQSTESNVEEVKKKSASLTQLAAKTVPRPLHCLPLVLTTDYFSLNDEKKTFPNTENLENPSLYHYAIFSDNVLATSVVVNSTVLHAKHPEKHVFHIVTDKLNFAAMKMWFLVNHPEGSTIQVQNVDDFTWLNSSYCPVLRQLESSRMKEYYFKAHQASSLTAGSDNLKYRNPKYLSMLNHLRFYLPEVYPKLDKILFLDDDIVVQKDLTPLWDVDLHGMVNGAVETCKESFHRFDKYLNFSNPKISRNFDPDACGWAFGMNMFDLKEWKKRDITGIYHGWQNMNEERTLWKLGTLPPGLITFYNLTHPLERSWHVLGLGYDPALNQTEIENAAVVHYNGNYKPWLDLAIGKYRSYWSRYVMFDNSYLQLCNINSFVLS, via the exons ATGAAACCTCCAATTCGAAATTGTTTATCTCCTCATTTCATTATATTCGTCTTCCTGCAG GTCCACATTGCTGTTGTTGGAGCTAATGGGTTTGATTCATTAACGGT TCACAGAGAGAGTAATCGACATTGGCCCTTGTTTGACTGTCCACAGTGTATGGACAAGAAG GAAAAAAATAACACAAAATTTATGTCAAGTGGGAATAATCTAGTTGAGAAG GATATTGACATAATAGTGACATACACAGACACTTCCGGTGCTATACGAATCAAAACTGTCAACTCCAAACATTTGTCTGCTTCATGGGTCTGGAAAAACCCTATTGATGACAACCAAGGCAAAAAGGAAGGCTtagag TTATTAGAAGATCCTGAAAAAATGAAAGTTAAGGAGAACGACGAACATTCTGCCAATGAAAACGCGGATGAGAATGAGCTGTCACCCAAAACAATATCTCCAATGCATCCAGCAAAGCTCAAGCGCCGG GCCTTACGCCAGGAAAGGAGGGATCGTCGAACGGCTGAGTTGATCCAAGTAGGTCAAAAGAGCGAGACTCAGATGCAAGAAGCTGCAATCGAGCGTGCTAAAACTTTTGATACAAGTGTCAAATCTAGATACAGTATTTGGAGAAAAGAATATGAAAGTCCAAATTCTGATTCTACTGTAAAGCTTATGCGTGACCAAATCATAATGGCAAAAGCCTACGCAAGTATTGCAAAAGCCAAAAATGAAACTGGCGTCTACGAATCTTTAATTAAGCATTACAAAAGAAGTCAGCAAGTAATTGAAAAGGCAACGTATGATAGCGATCTCGGGCCAAG TGCACTTGATCGAGCTAAAGAAATGGGTCACATATTGTCTTTAGCAAAAGACCAATTCTATGATTGTATCATAATGGCAAGAAAGTTACGGGTCATGCTTCAGTCAACCGAATCAAACGTTGAAGAAGTCAAGAAAAAAAGTGCATCGTTAACACAACTAGCCGCCAAAACCGTACCTAGACCTTTGCACTGTCTTCCTCTAGTACTCACAACCGATTATTTCTCACTAAATGACGAAAAGAAAACGTTCCCGAATACAGAAAATCTCGAAAACCCTTCGTTATACCACTACGCTATATTTTCCGATAACGTTTTAGCAACTTCTGTAGTCGTTAATTCAACAGTTCTACATGCAAAACATCCTGAAAAACATGTTTTTCATATAGTTACAGACAAGTTGAACTTTGCTGCTATGAAGATGTGGTTTTTGGTCAACCATCCGGAAGGTTCTACGATCCAAGTACAGAACGTGGACGATTTCACATGGTTGAATTCGTCTTATTGTCCTGTTCTTCGTCAGCTTGAATCATCTCGAATGAAGGAATATTATTTTAAGGCACATCAAGCGTCGTCTTTAACAGCTGGGTCGGATAATTTGAAATATCGGAACCCGAAATATTTATCGATGTTGAATCATTTGAGATTTTATCTACCTGAAGTGTACCCAAAATTGGATAAAATATTGTTTTTGGATGATGATATTGTAGTTCAAAAGGATTTGACACCTTTATGGGACGTTGATTTGCACGGGATGGTAAATGGTGCTGTAGAGACGTGTAAGGAGAGTTTTCATCGGTTTGATAAGTACTTGAATTTTTCTAACCCTAAGATCTCACGTAACTTTGACCCGGATGCATGTGGTTGGGCGTTTGGTATGAACATGTTTGATTTGAAGGAGTGGAAGAAACGTGACATCACGGGAATTTATCATGGCTGGCAAAATATG AATGAGGAAAGAACTCTATGGAAACTTGGGACATTGCCACCCGGACTAATAACGTTCTACAACTTGACCCATCCATTAGAACGAAGCTGGCACGTATTGGGTCTTGGATATGATCCAGCCCTTAACCAAACTGAAATAGAGAATGCAGCCGTTGTACATTACAACGGCAACTACAAACCTTGGTTAGACCTTGCGATTGGCAAGTATAGATCATACTGGTCAAGGTATGTGATGTTTGATAATTCGTATCTTCAACTTTGTAACATTAATAGTTTTGTATTATCATAG